In Rubrobacter radiotolerans DSM 5868, a genomic segment contains:
- a CDS encoding DUF1538 domain-containing protein: protein MRLIAFLGEGLRSVAPVIGILLVFQLLVLRQPLENWREIAFGLVLTVVGLVVFLRGLEIGLTPLGESASNALAGRGSLSLVVVFGVALGYGATLAEPALRILAEQVENLTAGALGSTLFVQTVAVGVALGLAVGAARIVLGVETTPFFIPALALALVLTFFAPERYTGLAFDAALATTGPVTVPLAIALGSGLALALDRGDVLIFGFGLVAFAALGPILCVLALGIYLGSPSGG, encoded by the coding sequence TTGAGGTTGATCGCTTTTCTTGGCGAGGGATTGCGGAGCGTTGCGCCCGTGATCGGCATCCTGCTCGTATTTCAGCTTCTCGTGCTACGACAGCCGCTTGAGAACTGGCGCGAGATCGCGTTCGGGCTTGTGCTTACCGTTGTCGGGCTCGTGGTTTTTCTGAGAGGACTTGAGATCGGCCTGACACCGCTTGGAGAGTCGGCCTCCAACGCGCTTGCCGGACGCGGTTCGCTCTCGCTCGTCGTTGTCTTTGGCGTGGCTCTTGGTTACGGGGCGACGCTCGCCGAGCCGGCGCTGCGCATTCTCGCCGAGCAAGTCGAGAACCTGACGGCGGGCGCTCTGGGGAGCACGCTGTTCGTTCAGACCGTAGCCGTAGGCGTCGCCCTGGGGCTCGCAGTGGGAGCGGCGCGCATCGTGCTCGGCGTCGAGACGACGCCGTTCTTTATCCCGGCGCTTGCGCTTGCGCTCGTCCTGACCTTCTTTGCCCCCGAGCGCTACACGGGGCTGGCCTTCGATGCGGCTCTGGCCACAACCGGTCCCGTAACGGTCCCGCTGGCGATAGCTCTTGGAAGTGGTCTGGCCCTCGCGCTTGACAGAGGGGATGTCCTGATCTTCGGCTTCGGGCTCGTCGCGTTCGCAGCTCTGGGACCGATTCTCTGTGTTCTTGCGCTGGGTATCTACCTTGGCAGTCCTTCAGGAGGTTGA
- a CDS encoding TIGR01777 family oxidoreductase, translated as MKVLVSGASGLVGTKLSGELREAGHEVTALSTSKPSSGSTIRWDPARGQVDASRLEGFDAVVHLAGESIVGANPLTGRWTEEKKRRILESRRQGTTLLAETLAGLKERPEVLVSASAVGYYGSRGNELLTEKSEPGDDFLAEVCKVWEASAGAAREAGIRVVHPRIGIVLSKSGGALGTTLPIFRLGLGGKVGSGRQFWSWVSLDDLTGAIRHAIANDAVRGPMNVGSPNPKTNAEYTRILGEVLGRPTVLPLPAPAARLMLGEVADALLLASARMEPRVLQETGYEFRHPELAPALRDILRDG; from the coding sequence ATGAAGGTCCTTGTAAGCGGTGCGAGCGGGTTGGTCGGGACGAAGCTCTCCGGGGAACTGCGGGAGGCCGGACACGAGGTAACGGCCCTCTCGACCTCGAAGCCCTCGTCCGGGAGCACGATCCGCTGGGACCCGGCGCGTGGCCAGGTGGACGCCTCGCGCCTCGAAGGCTTCGACGCCGTCGTTCACCTCGCCGGGGAGAGCATCGTCGGGGCGAACCCCCTGACCGGGCGCTGGACGGAGGAGAAGAAGAGAAGGATCCTGGAGAGTCGCCGCCAGGGTACCACGCTTCTCGCCGAGACCCTCGCCGGGCTGAAGGAGAGGCCCGAGGTGCTTGTGAGCGCCTCGGCGGTCGGCTACTACGGAAGCCGGGGAAACGAGCTCTTGACGGAGAAGAGCGAGCCCGGAGACGACTTTCTCGCGGAGGTGTGCAAGGTCTGGGAGGCGTCGGCCGGGGCGGCGAGGGAGGCCGGTATCCGGGTGGTGCATCCGAGGATCGGGATCGTCCTTTCGAAGTCCGGCGGGGCGCTCGGGACGACGCTCCCGATCTTCAGGCTCGGGCTCGGGGGGAAGGTGGGTTCCGGTCGGCAGTTCTGGAGCTGGGTCTCCCTCGACGACCTGACGGGTGCGATCCGCCACGCGATCGCGAACGACGCCGTCCGCGGTCCGATGAACGTCGGGAGCCCGAACCCGAAGACGAACGCCGAGTACACGCGCATCCTCGGGGAGGTTCTGGGACGGCCGACCGTCCTGCCGCTTCCGGCCCCCGCAGCACGCCTCATGCTCGGCGAGGTCGCAGACGCCCTCCTGCTCGCGAGCGCGCGCATGGAGCCGAGAGTCCTTCAGGAGACCGGCTACGAGTTCCGCCACCCCGAGCTCGCACCCGCCCTGCGGGACATTCTTCGGGACGGGTAA
- a CDS encoding nucleoside deaminase, which translates to MSRERDTQHMRRAVELARKNPDAPFGCVIAAPDGTRVSEAYNEPGNPVRHAEAAAIYDLAERLAGRGTDADWSDLTLYTTAEPCPMCAGAILWSGLGRVVVGTSLETLVALGLPQINVSLREVAERASDDFVRPEIEAGLLEAECDALYRGLARGG; encoded by the coding sequence ATGAGCCGGGAGAGAGACACCCAGCACATGCGCCGGGCTGTTGAGCTTGCCCGGAAGAACCCGGACGCGCCGTTCGGCTGCGTTATAGCCGCGCCGGACGGCACGCGGGTCTCCGAGGCGTACAACGAGCCCGGAAACCCCGTGCGCCACGCCGAGGCGGCTGCGATCTACGACCTCGCCGAACGGCTCGCCGGGCGGGGTACGGACGCCGACTGGAGCGATCTGACCCTCTACACGACCGCCGAGCCGTGTCCGATGTGCGCCGGGGCGATCCTCTGGTCCGGCCTCGGGCGGGTCGTTGTCGGGACCTCGCTCGAAACGCTCGTCGCGCTAGGGCTCCCGCAGATAAACGTCTCCCTCCGGGAGGTTGCGGAGCGCGCTTCGGACGATTTCGTTCGGCCGGAGATCGAGGCCGGGCTCCTGGAAGCCGAGTGCGACGCTCTCTACAGGGGGCTCGCCCGGGGTGGATAG
- a CDS encoding metallophosphoesterase family protein — protein MRLLCISDREDSVLYGPTLNSYAAGVDAVISCGDLPFDYLEYIVTFLGVPLYYVLGNHDPDPESGERPGGCIPLDGRVTDIGGVFVAGFDGSRFYSGGPNQFTDAQMRLRTAGLSARVFLRSLLGRPKPTVFVSHAPPLGLGDAEDHAHIGFEAFPRAIERHEPVLWLHGHVHLYGARQTRSVEHRTRSGLTRVVNVFGHHFVEV, from the coding sequence GTGAGGCTTCTGTGCATCAGCGACCGGGAGGACAGCGTCCTTTACGGACCGACGCTGAACAGCTACGCCGCGGGGGTGGACGCGGTCATCTCCTGCGGCGACCTGCCGTTTGACTACCTGGAGTACATCGTCACGTTTCTCGGGGTGCCGCTCTACTACGTGCTCGGCAACCACGACCCGGACCCGGAGTCCGGAGAGCGGCCCGGCGGCTGCATCCCGCTCGACGGGCGGGTAACGGACATAGGCGGGGTGTTCGTCGCGGGCTTTGACGGCTCCAGGTTCTACTCCGGCGGTCCGAACCAGTTCACCGACGCCCAGATGAGGCTGAGGACCGCGGGGCTCTCGGCGAGGGTCTTTCTCCGGTCCCTTCTCGGCCGCCCGAAGCCGACGGTCTTTGTAAGCCACGCACCGCCGCTCGGGCTCGGGGACGCCGAGGACCACGCCCACATCGGCTTCGAGGCGTTTCCGAGGGCCATCGAGCGCCACGAGCCGGTTCTCTGGCTGCACGGTCACGTTCACCTCTACGGCGCGCGCCAGACGCGTTCGGTGGAGCACAGGACCCGGAGCGGCCTGACAAGGGTCGTCAACGTCTTCGGCCATCACTTCGTAGAGGTCTAG
- a CDS encoding NUDIX domain-containing protein gives MPAPETPKLTADVVLPLEGGVVLIRRKNEPFKGQWALPGGFVDVGETVEEAAVREMREETGLDVQLERLVGVYSDPDRDPRGHNVSVVFLAKKVGGSLKGSDDAEEAAALDPESVELGFDHAKIVRDAFEKRP, from the coding sequence GTGCCCGCCCCAGAGACCCCGAAGCTGACCGCCGACGTCGTGCTGCCCCTTGAAGGGGGAGTAGTCCTGATCCGGCGCAAGAACGAGCCCTTCAAGGGACAGTGGGCCCTTCCGGGCGGCTTCGTGGACGTCGGGGAGACGGTGGAAGAGGCGGCGGTGCGGGAGATGCGCGAGGAGACCGGTCTCGACGTGCAGCTGGAGCGCCTCGTCGGGGTCTACTCCGACCCGGACCGCGACCCCCGGGGGCATAACGTCTCGGTTGTCTTTCTTGCAAAGAAGGTCGGTGGCTCGCTCAAGGGGTCCGACGACGCCGAGGAGGCCGCTGCACTCGATCCGGAGTCCGTCGAGCTGGGCTTCGATCACGCGAAGATCGTGCGGGACGCGTTCGAGAAGCGTCCCTGA
- a CDS encoding P-II family nitrogen regulator: MQGYKLIAAILPKGSTSKAMDAAREAGAEGGTILLARGTGVHEAKRFFGVSVSSERELLLILVEPSKRDAVLDAVVRAGRLNEPTRGIAFVLAVEEVTGIVHREE, encoded by the coding sequence GTGCAAGGCTACAAGCTCATTGCAGCGATACTCCCGAAGGGTTCCACTAGCAAGGCAATGGACGCCGCTCGCGAGGCCGGAGCGGAGGGTGGGACCATCCTCCTTGCTCGTGGGACCGGCGTGCACGAAGCGAAGCGCTTCTTCGGCGTCTCCGTAAGCTCCGAACGGGAGCTACTTCTGATCCTGGTCGAGCCCTCGAAGAGAGATGCCGTGCTCGACGCCGTTGTCAGGGCCGGAAGGTTGAACGAACCTACTCGCGGCATAGCCTTCGTGCTGGCGGTGGAAGAGGTAACCGGCATCGTGCATCGGGAGGAATAG
- a CDS encoding potassium channel family protein has protein sequence MSAPRSREAGDEVRLRRVEHATEVPMLILAFAYLPAFVVSYLPGASADVRLAGAVVEYAIVGVFALELLVRLSVAERKLAFLKRNWLDVVIVALPLLRPLRFLRAARALPLIARGLVALRRVMGNYRGAYVLLVGVLSVLSGALVVSVAEQGAGGPIDSFGDALWWSVTTITTVGYGDTHPVTAGGRLVASLLMIVGIALFGLLTASVAAYFVEDRAEDREDVSNRELLRKLEALEARLAEMESRDPNLTGRRDDRRR, from the coding sequence ATGAGCGCGCCGCGTTCGCGGGAAGCTGGAGACGAGGTCCGTCTGCGACGGGTCGAGCACGCGACCGAGGTTCCGATGCTCATCCTTGCGTTTGCCTACCTGCCGGCGTTCGTGGTCAGCTACCTGCCCGGCGCGTCTGCCGACGTCCGGCTCGCCGGAGCGGTTGTCGAGTACGCGATCGTCGGGGTCTTTGCGCTGGAGCTGCTCGTCCGGCTCTCGGTCGCCGAGAGGAAGCTCGCCTTTCTGAAGAGAAACTGGCTCGATGTGGTGATCGTCGCTCTCCCCCTGCTGCGTCCCCTGCGGTTCCTGCGGGCGGCGCGGGCGCTGCCCCTCATCGCGCGGGGTCTTGTCGCACTGCGCCGGGTGATGGGGAACTACCGGGGGGCCTACGTGCTCCTTGTCGGCGTCCTGAGCGTGCTGAGCGGGGCGCTCGTCGTCTCCGTCGCCGAGCAGGGTGCGGGCGGCCCGATAGACTCCTTCGGCGACGCGCTCTGGTGGTCGGTGACGACGATCACGACCGTCGGCTACGGGGACACCCATCCCGTAACCGCCGGAGGGCGTCTTGTAGCCTCGCTCCTCATGATCGTCGGCATCGCGCTCTTCGGCCTCCTCACCGCCTCGGTAGCCGCCTACTTTGTCGAGGACCGCGCAGAAGACCGGGAAGATGTCTCAAACAGGGAGCTTCTTCGGAAGCTCGAAGCCCTCGAAGCCCGGCTCGCCGAGATGGAGTCGCGAGACCCGAACCTCACCGGGCGCCGGGACGACCGCCGCAGGTAG